taatatataagcCCCCAAagcataaaaacacaattttttttttacaaacttcCTACTATTTTCTCCTCATCGGACGATAGCTCAACGGTGTTCTCTTTCTCAGCGATCTTTTATAGCTTTCGTATCATCTTCATACTCTGATCAACTTTGTATGATAACTTTTCGTACTTACGTAAGTCTCCGACTGTAAGCTGTCCGTTATACTTGTGCGCAAAATCAAATATTATATTTCCAAAACTTCGTAGCAACATACGTAAATAAGATGAAAACTAGGATACTGAATATTGGTTGAAATCTTTACACATTAAAACAATAACgaaaagaaataatttctttCTTAATTAGTTTCATTACCTGATTTTCTTTAGTTCTCAAAAactttcaaataattttttttagaagcaAGTGAGGTGGGCTTATTTCAACAAAACCAAGCAATGAAGGCATAATGTATGCTTGAGATCAAACAGAATAAAGTTCACACATTTCACAGATGAACCAGTGTGGAAAAGCTATACGGATGCTAGGAGAATGACAATGTAATTGAATTCTACTTTTTGCACTGCGCGACGTAAATTATTTTGGTTTGCCATGTTTTTACTGACTTCGAGGCATTAATTATTGCTACTAATAAAAAGGCCTTCCTTTTCCATTTCTTCTAGAAGCATAAAACCATCATTTTCACCACTTTttattatagtttttttttgcaacCGTGATCCTAATAAGTAGTAAGTGCAAATGGTTTTAATTTCAACGTTTAAGTAAATTTATTCGCCTAAACATAAATTTATTATCCCGATCGCTATGAATCAATTACTAGGAAGCAATATCTTTTGCAGTTTAGAGTTACACCTTTTTTTTCCCAACCGAAGTAGCGTTGTTGCTAATACGTACATTAGCATTTTATTGCGGATCAAAATTTTCTTCGAGAAATTCTTTTCCAACGAAGCGTAAACGAACAAAGTCTTCTTGGCTTGAACTCATTTTTTTTCCTGCAGCTATATGAAAAAAAAGTCTGGTAACTCCGGCCGTATAAGGCAACTTACACAATTGATGTTCTTTAGTGCTCAGTCTTCTTTTAGGTGCACGTGTAATGCAAACAACAAGTTTGAATACTAAAGTTTGTAATCATTACTACTGTTGATCAATGGTTGTTCTTTTGTTGATAGTATTGAATCTGAGGAGACTTTTAGATGGTATTTCATTAGCGTGACTATTCTCTTTTTTTGTGACAATGCTACGCCAACGAAttgttttcaaaacaacaagtaaGAAATAGGAACGGGGAAAGCACCGCCCACAAACACATGGTAATAATCACGGGTGCAATATATTAAAATAAGAATATTTATGCAGGCATtaatacaacaattttaaaacgAACAAACAAACTGCACTAATCTGTAGTTTATTAAGTATCTATTTGTACATGAAGATAACTTGTGTTACTGCTGCTACTGCTGGTACTTTTATCCGCATGAGTATCTTCTTCTATACTGCTCAAATCGATTTCGTAAGGCAACTCTTTCAGGCTATTGTCGTACACGAATCCACCAACTGTTAAAGCTTGGCTAATTTTAGGTCGTGCTGATCTTCCTCGAGAATTAATTTCAAGTGCGAGGCCTCCTACCATAACAGTCTTAGCAATAAAATCAGTATCTTTTATAATCCTAAGCAAATGCGGAAGATTTCGGCTTCTTCCTCTTAGTGATGCATCTTCTACGTTCTGTCCCGCTAGTTCAGCCCCTATTCCTTCTCCGTGTCGCTCAAGTGCCAACGCAAAAGCTTCAATAACAGCAGCCACAATGCCAAGACCGAACAGCAGATTAGCAGCCGCTAACATTAAGAAGTGAGGCGATTGAAGATGTTTATTACGATCAAAATGAATGTCGCCGAAACCTATAGTTGTTGTGCTTATAAACCAAAAATAAATGCTAGTGTGAAATGACCAGTTTTCCATGTTGTCTTGTGTTGTGATTAAGCACCCTAATAATAAAGTTATTGTCATTGCCAAGAGAGTTGCGAATAATACTTTTATTCGAAGAACATTCTGGCCAGACTCTTGTTTTAAAATCTTACGATCAATAGACTTGATTAGCACTGTAAAAACTTGAACTAAAAGTTTGCCAGCGACACTATACATTGTAACAGCAATAGGGACACCAATGATCGCATAAAACACCAAAATATACCGTCCAATTATTGTCACTGGCGTTGTGTTACCGTAACCTAAAATGAAAGCAGAAAGATTTAGAGAGATgtgataaatatattttgtttgattATCGAAGCAACGGCTCGTAACATTCGCTTCTACGGCGATTTAATGGAGAATAGCTACTATTTTGCGGTAAAAAGAGTCGGTAAACCGTGACCAGTTAGCTCAGTTGcctaattattttttactgatcacaattttaccgattttttttttattaacaaactGTATTTGCCGGAAACAATAAAAGGGTACAAAGGACCCAAAGATTGTGTGTttataattgaatttccgcgcccgaaggcgtaggaaattctttaaaaccgtcgtttttttctttcggagcattttttgagaaaaaatcgaccatgggatttcacgttcatctgagaggaggatagtattgaaCCTTATtgaactgactaactaacctgTCACAAATGGTCAATTAAACGTCACAGAttaaaacttcgtacccaagctccctaagtactgggaaatcatctaaatgatgtttcaggccaaaattggacaaaatttggcacactaAACaaggtatgctgaacatgatggtgacatcaaaattttgatttcttgttacctaaatgtcattctaggcgaaaattggtccaaaaattaaaactactttatttttgacaagaattggcacagttaacaaaaaagtatgctgaacatgatggtgacatcaaaattttggtttcttGTCACCTTAAATTTCATTTTAGGCCaatattggtgcaaaaattaaaactactttattttcaacaaaatttggcacagtaaacaaacaaagtatgctgaacatgatggtgacatcaaagttttgtttttttgtcaccttaaatgtcattctaggccaaaatttgtccaaaaattaaaactactttattttcgacaaaaattggcacagttaataaagaaagtatgctgaaaatgttgTTCAcatcaaatttttgattttttgtcaactaaatgccgtttaagaccataaacgtctcaaccgcaagactttcaaccacgaatgataggctgtattttttgttagaaatttcttttaaaatgtgagtttattatgaaacATTGCGTTTTGTTTGCGGTTGTTATaacatataatgtcacttgtgtgctttatcttcagagcttcatgcaccaaaactcttcgaatgtttggcacgataacacaacgaattagtaggttatcatcaaatattttggtagcgagcggaaattcttagagcccccagggcttcttgtttgttttgaaattgttataaaagaagaaaatttatGTGACTCCATTGCAATTGCATATATGATTATTTCTCATccgtttttatttcaaatagagcatgctttaaatttttaataattttttttcaaaatttattccGGAAAAAGTGAATTTTTTACAACTGTAGGAGGGAATAAAAACtagggaaaattaaaaaagtcagCGTAGTAAACTCTTTTAACTTGTGAGTATCAATGCAAAACAGATACATGGTTAGCACGATGAAAATAATGATTTTCTGCTAATACATCGGAAATCTAAACTCAGACCTTCATGATTCAATCTTTAAAGTATTTTGTTAACCTTTGTCTTTCATATTTGCTATTTCGCATCGCTTGGTTATCATTCAAAATACATTCGCGTGGCAACTAAAGTTGGTACATATGTCTGTTACCACGTATACATATGGAAGTGGGGTTTAAGAAAGGTCATGCAGTTCCCAGTGACGTATTCATATGTTTTAGAAAAAATcttcgcaataaaaaaatgtcttcGGACTCTACAACCCCAAAAATGACTAAATCGCGAGTATTGCAATTACTCCAACAATTTTGGTGATAGATGAGGGATTATAAATCATGGTAAATggcttattttttgtgttttttggtaCTGTAAAAGAGCAGTAAAATCCTGCGGAAAATTAGTTATAATTTTCAGGTCCaaaagtttgttattttttataatttatctgACATCGATCTCTTGTGCGACAGATTCTTTAGTAaataacctcgttcccaaggcaTTTTTCCGTATTAACGGTGACAAAACCCTGGGGATAAGGGTGCGGATTTAATTACATGAGttgcaacaataaaaacaacaacaacaacaacaacaacaacaacaacaacaacaacaagcaaaGAAATAACACCAGCAAGCGAATAATACTTACCAACTGTAAGGAGAGTAAAAATAGTAAATTCTGcatattttaatatttgaaaTTCATCTGCTACGCAATTTCTATGGTAACCTGATGCAACAATGGGACGTAGAGATGATGTTAATAGTTCAGAACAAGTGACAATGAACCTATTATAACTTGTGTTGCTCCAGAGAGTTGCGTTACTGGTGGATGTAAAGTTGGTTAGACTAATCAGAGATTCTGTGTAAAGCATATAACAAGTCTTATTCATATGTTTGAAATCTGCCCATGTCAATTTATCGTAAAGAGACGGTGTGCTGCCATCATCAACCATCGACGCACCAGAACATTcttcaatataaaaaaacacgaaaGCACCGAATAGAACGTAGACGACAAATAAACCGAAAAACCAAGCTAGCTCGCGAGCTTCCGTTTTTATTCCGATCACTAGCTCGTTTTCCGTACGATTTTGAAACTCGTGCATTTCGGTGATAACTTTCGTAAGTCGCAAACGCGGTGTTCTACTGGATTTCTTAGAAAATCTCCCGCGGTTTTGAAAAAAGCTTTTCTTCCCCATTGCTGCCAAAGTATATAGTGGCTTCGAATagtttaaattttgtgtttttattcttcTCACAAACCAAAGAAAATGTTATTGCCAAATCGTGTAATAATTCCGCTTACAGTTGATTTTACTTTCAAATAAGCAATTCGACTGAATTACGATTCTGCCATTACAGATGTATGAAGTGATGAATTTACGTATTCATGTCAATATAAAATTGGCTCACCTTCCTACACATTGTAAACAGGTCTTTTTATCGAATGGAtatgaagaaaataaataaaatatgattTGATTGATTTCAATAATAAACCTATATGTGATATTATTCCTTTTACCTAATCTCCTACCCAGGGCTTTTTGTGCTGTGCTTGGAGCTTGGACTTtacccaaaaatattttcaatgtttAGACATTTTCATTTTGGATAAGGAACTAATCATCTTGTTCTCAGAGCTTTTTCCTTACATAATCTGATATTTATTTTCTACTAAATTTTAAGTGAAAGTTTAAGGAAAGACATGGACTGTCAGtctaagtttatttttatattattaaacaaATCATTTTACAGGATCGTTCCTCAGTCGTATATATACACTGTTGCCATGGAAGTCAACTTAAAGGTTTATTGTCACCTTAAAATACAATTTAAgatttgttgtatttttgttCATACTGCGCTAAAAATTTCTTAACTGCAAATTCGCCCGAACTTGAGTTTCTGacgttgaaaaatatttttctacagTATTGTATTCTCTCtttatttgattttataaaGGTTGTTAATGTTATACTAATAAATATAACAAAGCTATCAGACAGGTAGCAGGTGTCAGCGGATAACGTATAAGTTTTGTCGTGGTTATACTCATCCGGTGGTAGCGAATGCAGAATCTCTATTTTTTGTTCTTGTGTGTTGAAAATgtggtggaaaaaaaataatgtgagAGTTTTCCTTTTGTGTTTTATCAAAATAACAACACCGGTAAAGCGATATGTTTCAACGGACAATATGCTATCTCCTGGTGCTTGTTCACAATCTCTGCTGTTTATGTCATCGCCAACAGCTCCACAATCAgtcaataaaagttatttacgttttttttcattatttccttactttttacaaatcaaagaactttctttttatcaaaTTGCACCGCGGGGGAGTTCTCAAAGTAG
This is a stretch of genomic DNA from Hydractinia symbiolongicarpus strain clone_291-10 chromosome 9, HSymV2.1, whole genome shotgun sequence. It encodes these proteins:
- the LOC130657824 gene encoding uncharacterized protein LOC130657824, translated to MGKKSFFQNRGRFSKKSSRTPRLRLTKVITEMHEFQNRTENELVIGIKTEARELAWFFGLFVVYVLFGAFVFFYIEECSGASMVDDGSTPSLYDKLTWADFKHMNKTCYMLYTESLISLTNFTSTSNATLWSNTSYNRFIVTCSELLTSSLRPIVASGYHRNCVADEFQILKYAEFTIFTLLTVGYGNTTPVTIIGRYILVFYAIIGVPIAVTMYSVAGKLLVQVFTVLIKSIDRKILKQESGQNVLRIKVLFATLLAMTITLLLGCLITTQDNMENWSFHTSIYFWFISTTTIGFGDIHFDRNKHLQSPHFLMLAAANLLFGLGIVAAVIEAFALALERHGEGIGAELAGQNVEDASLRGRSRNLPHLLRIIKDTDFIAKTVMVGGLALEINSRGRSARPKISQALTVGGFVYDNSLKELPYEIDLSSIEEDTHADKSTSSSSSNTSYLHVQIDTSLSQKKRIVTLMKYHLKVSSDSILSTKEQPLINSSNDYKLYFGNIIFDFAHKYNGQLTVGDLRKYEKLSYKVDQMRNEQKKMDRTSNSNQASLDSHRVSRVLSEMREYEHRTRKELIASIKEQAKELGFFFTLFLVYVLFGAIVFFYVEECSGASMAQDGSTPSLEDTETAVKFKNLTSTCSTLYYILHNQSHADQKNITQFIAECKPIVQSSASPFVTKGYTTSCKVDEFQMLKYAEYCIFTLLTVGYGNTTPVTVIGRYIMIMYAIFGVPIAVSMYSVAGKLLVQIFTFLVRFSEHKVLGRPSSEKTLQVKVLLVSIFTMIGIMLLGSSIAMRDDMENWTFSTSIYFWFVSLTTIGYGDIHFNRLKHLESIHFLLISAGNLLFGLGISAAIIESFALALEKREDLVLNDDGDPEDVNDEMESVETSVSSENMLDNSTMITLVTAIDSEDTFESHMQDDDEIDEIIENQYARLAEEGASEEKTSEKISDGRNITRKRVSWKDESNKELPSSRNEDTTIQEFYPSME